A genomic window from Leptospira andrefontaineae includes:
- a CDS encoding PPK2 family polyphosphate kinase, with the protein MIELSEYSTEPDKDLSKEKAEELRLKELERIEELQIRLFAGKKKSLLIILQGVDASGKDGSVKKLFSALNPLGCTCKAWKAPTQEELSRDFLWRIHKELPGKGWIQIFNRSHYEDILVPFVSESLSKDKLKERLEFIDSFEEFVSKENHTHILKFFLHISQEEQIKRIEERLSNPEKNWKFDPSDLEAHKNFKNYQNAYAWIFSHSKDRFPWVIVPSDKKWYRDYLIAKSVRKELEDMDLKYPKLEVQPGRI; encoded by the coding sequence ATGATTGAACTTTCCGAATATTCCACAGAACCGGACAAAGATCTTTCCAAAGAAAAAGCGGAAGAACTTCGTTTGAAGGAATTGGAAAGGATAGAAGAATTACAGATCCGTCTTTTTGCAGGTAAAAAGAAATCATTACTCATCATTCTACAGGGAGTGGATGCTTCCGGAAAAGATGGATCGGTCAAAAAACTTTTCTCTGCTTTAAATCCTTTAGGATGCACATGTAAGGCTTGGAAGGCCCCTACACAAGAAGAATTGAGTCGGGACTTTCTCTGGAGAATTCACAAAGAACTTCCCGGGAAGGGATGGATCCAGATTTTCAATCGTTCCCATTACGAGGATATTCTGGTTCCTTTCGTTTCCGAAAGTTTATCTAAGGATAAGCTTAAAGAAAGATTAGAGTTTATCGATTCATTCGAGGAATTTGTATCTAAGGAAAATCATACTCATATCCTCAAATTTTTCTTACATATTTCCCAAGAAGAGCAGATCAAAAGGATAGAAGAAAGATTATCCAATCCTGAAAAGAATTGGAAGTTCGATCCAAGCGATCTAGAAGCTCATAAAAATTTTAAGAACTATCAGAATGCGTATGCATGGATATTTTCCCATTCTAAAGATCGTTTTCCTTGGGTGATCGTTCCTTCTGACAAGAAATGGTATAGGGATTATTTGATCGCTAAGTCAGTTCGCAAGGAATTGGAGGATATGGACCTCAAATATCCTAAGCTGGAAGTCCAACCGGGTCGGATCTGA
- a CDS encoding DUF2804 domain-containing protein, with amino-acid sequence MNLETEIQQPTILCDPSGKVNRNAIGWSKTPLHRCNVKGHWLRKKKWNYWCFYDQNFLASFTVSDIDYAGVIFCYWLDRRTGEFQEATVITPFGKGTLLGQTVSSNARYEGKEGFLDFQIDEDGNYKIKVDFLKGTNKSIQADLTLQVPEQWESLNVVVPWNRNRFQYTHKLFGLGAKGKVTTASKSYEFQPKTSFGVLDYGRGVWPYFSKWNWASMSYRPGGNEVYGMNLGGGWTDGTGTTENALLINGRIFKIPSVIAFEFDKKDPKKPWMIYSKESKAVELVFTPDFHRKAYSNMGLIASKVNQMIGSFDGVFRIGKSEFRIESGQGWAEDHIARW; translated from the coding sequence ATGAATTTAGAAACAGAAATCCAACAACCTACCATTTTATGTGATCCTTCCGGTAAAGTGAATCGGAATGCGATCGGCTGGTCCAAAACTCCCTTACATAGATGTAATGTAAAAGGCCACTGGCTTCGTAAGAAAAAATGGAATTACTGGTGTTTTTACGATCAAAACTTTTTGGCTTCCTTTACTGTTTCGGATATCGATTACGCCGGTGTGATCTTTTGTTATTGGCTTGATAGAAGGACCGGAGAATTCCAAGAGGCAACCGTAATCACTCCTTTTGGTAAAGGTACTTTGCTTGGGCAAACAGTTTCCAGCAATGCTCGTTACGAAGGCAAAGAAGGATTTCTGGATTTCCAAATCGACGAAGATGGAAATTATAAGATCAAAGTAGATTTCTTAAAGGGAACAAACAAGTCGATCCAAGCAGATCTTACATTACAAGTTCCTGAGCAATGGGAAAGTTTGAATGTTGTGGTTCCTTGGAATCGAAATCGTTTTCAATACACTCATAAATTATTCGGACTAGGAGCAAAAGGAAAAGTAACAACTGCTTCTAAATCTTATGAATTCCAACCTAAAACTTCTTTCGGAGTCCTGGATTATGGAAGAGGGGTATGGCCTTATTTCAGCAAATGGAATTGGGCTTCTATGTCTTATCGTCCTGGTGGCAACGAAGTGTATGGAATGAATCTAGGTGGGGGTTGGACAGACGGAACCGGAACCACTGAAAATGCACTTCTTATCAATGGTAGAATTTTTAAAATTCCTTCTGTGATCGCTTTTGAATTTGATAAAAAAGATCCGAAAAAACCTTGGATGATCTATTCCAAGGAAAGTAAAGCGGTAGAGCTTGTGTTCACTCCGGATTTTCACAGAAAGGCGTATTCCAATATGGGTTTAATCGCTTCTAAAGTGAATCAAATGATCGGAAGTTTCGATGGAGTTTTCCGAATAGGAAAAAGTGAATTTAGGATTGAAAGCGGACAAGGCTGGGCAGAAGATCATATCGCTCGTTGGTAG
- a CDS encoding PLP-dependent aminotransferase family protein, which produces MTNTDRLLTKYSKIANSLIGRIESGEFPPGSKLPSLRKICLFEECNLSTAVEAFGILQERGFISGRERSGYFVLPRPELYPKYKLEKPVRVPNPSVPEEVSSLMSELADPGFIPFGAAVPDPQFLPYSSLQKSYKKSLKDSQVYKYSDAAGILELRKKIAIRSSGKERRVRPEEVFITLGCSEAAFLALSLSTKPGDKVAVESPLHFVLYQILSELKLKAIEIPTDPFTGLDLQSYISVIKKESPKFLITIPTFSNPTGSLMPLESKKELLKISSKYGVKILEDDIYGDLQHNGGIRPSSLLSLDTEGIVTQVSSLSKSVNPGLRIGWMISDITKVENARRLRLAEAISLPAIPQLASSYFIGSLAHERHLREFRRRLGGLVLSYADSFLEYFPKGTKVAIPQGGFLLWIELPKGKDSRVLRFQAAKKKISLVPGNLFSLSGKYVNNFRINAGVLMGPKVISAIQTLGKIAKEI; this is translated from the coding sequence ATGACCAATACAGATCGACTTCTAACTAAATACTCTAAGATAGCAAATTCTTTGATAGGAAGGATTGAATCCGGGGAATTTCCTCCCGGTTCCAAATTGCCTTCTCTGCGAAAGATCTGTTTATTCGAAGAATGTAATCTTTCTACTGCGGTTGAGGCTTTTGGTATTCTTCAGGAAAGAGGTTTTATCAGCGGGAGAGAAAGGTCCGGGTATTTTGTTCTTCCCAGGCCGGAACTTTATCCTAAATACAAATTAGAAAAACCTGTAAGAGTTCCGAATCCTTCTGTTCCAGAAGAGGTAAGTTCTTTGATGTCGGAACTTGCGGATCCAGGTTTTATTCCTTTCGGTGCGGCAGTTCCTGATCCTCAGTTTTTACCTTATTCTTCTTTGCAGAAATCATATAAGAAATCCTTAAAGGACTCCCAGGTTTATAAATATTCGGATGCCGCCGGTATTTTGGAGTTAAGAAAGAAGATCGCGATACGTTCTTCCGGCAAAGAAAGAAGAGTTCGTCCGGAAGAAGTGTTTATCACTTTAGGTTGTTCAGAGGCCGCATTTTTGGCTTTGAGTCTTTCTACTAAACCGGGTGATAAAGTTGCTGTCGAAAGCCCTCTTCATTTTGTTTTGTACCAAATTTTGTCAGAGTTAAAATTAAAAGCGATTGAGATCCCTACCGATCCTTTTACAGGTTTGGATCTTCAATCTTATATTTCCGTAATAAAGAAAGAATCCCCTAAATTTTTAATTACAATTCCTACTTTTTCGAATCCTACGGGAAGTCTTATGCCTTTGGAATCTAAAAAAGAACTTCTGAAAATTTCTTCTAAGTATGGTGTGAAAATTCTTGAGGACGATATTTATGGAGACTTGCAGCATAACGGAGGCATTCGTCCTTCTTCTTTATTATCTTTAGATACGGAAGGAATTGTAACTCAGGTCTCTTCTCTTTCTAAATCCGTGAATCCAGGTCTTAGGATCGGTTGGATGATCAGTGATATAACAAAAGTGGAGAACGCTAGACGCCTTCGTTTAGCGGAGGCAATCTCTTTGCCTGCAATTCCTCAACTTGCTTCTTCTTATTTTATAGGATCTCTTGCTCATGAAAGACATTTGAGAGAATTTAGAAGAAGATTGGGAGGTCTGGTACTTTCGTATGCGGATTCTTTTTTGGAATATTTTCCGAAGGGGACCAAGGTCGCCATTCCGCAAGGTGGTTTTCTTCTTTGGATAGAACTTCCTAAAGGAAAAGATTCCAGAGTTCTCAGATTCCAAGCTGCTAAGAAGAAGATCAGTTTAGTTCCGGGAAATCTTTTCTCTCTTTCAGGTAAGTATGTGAACAATTTTAGAATTAATGCAGGAGTTCTAATGGGGCCAAAGGTGATCTCTGCTATCCAAACTTTAGGAAAAATTGCAAAAGAAATTTAG
- a CDS encoding PLP-dependent aminotransferase family protein, producing MGKLILENTSEIFRPSARTERTPASVTRDILKVIDTPGMISFAGGLPDDSLFPIQDLKNIFETSISKKGARLFQYADTQGHSELRAWIANRYYPGSSAEEILLTSGSQQALDLLSRYFIEEGSPILLERPSYLGAIQVFSSYAPSFIGINYGEEGPDMEELKYVLATSSEKPKFFYCIPDFQNPSSYSYSLEIRNSISKLLLENGIPILEDTAYRELYFEEELPISLCELGPEHTISIGTFSKTLAPGLRIGWIKAPKKILKDLIVQKQSMDLHSPTLNQELVYGFVSSSKYEKHLSLIRKTYQKKSGHTFDCLQKYFRNTISLKISKGGLFYWLEFPQEIDTDLLFRKCLEKGLAAVPGSSFFVGKPETNHLRWNFSNASEEQTKLGIERLFEVYKEMTKV from the coding sequence ATGGGCAAGTTAATTCTAGAAAATACCTCCGAAATTTTCAGACCTTCTGCAAGGACTGAGAGAACTCCTGCGTCTGTGACGAGAGATATATTAAAGGTGATCGATACACCTGGAATGATCTCATTCGCAGGTGGACTTCCTGATGATTCTCTATTTCCTATCCAAGATCTAAAAAATATCTTTGAGACTTCTATTTCTAAAAAAGGTGCAAGATTATTCCAATACGCCGACACACAGGGACATTCCGAATTACGTGCTTGGATCGCTAATCGATATTATCCAGGTTCTTCAGCAGAGGAAATTCTTTTAACCTCTGGCTCCCAGCAAGCACTGGACCTACTCAGTCGTTATTTTATAGAAGAAGGTTCCCCTATACTTTTAGAAAGGCCAAGCTATTTAGGAGCTATACAAGTTTTCTCTTCTTATGCTCCTTCTTTCATCGGGATTAATTATGGAGAAGAAGGTCCGGATATGGAAGAGTTAAAGTATGTTCTGGCTACTTCTTCTGAAAAACCTAAATTCTTTTACTGTATACCTGATTTCCAAAATCCTTCTTCGTATTCTTATTCTTTAGAGATTAGAAATTCTATTTCTAAGTTACTTTTAGAAAATGGAATTCCAATATTAGAAGACACGGCTTATAGAGAATTGTATTTTGAAGAGGAGCTTCCGATTTCCTTATGCGAATTAGGCCCGGAACATACGATATCCATTGGAACATTTTCCAAAACCCTTGCACCCGGATTGAGAATAGGCTGGATCAAGGCCCCTAAAAAAATACTAAAAGATCTGATTGTACAAAAACAATCCATGGACTTACATTCTCCGACTTTAAACCAGGAATTAGTTTATGGATTTGTATCTTCTTCCAAATACGAAAAACATCTATCCTTGATCCGAAAAACCTATCAAAAGAAATCCGGACACACATTTGATTGTTTACAGAAATATTTTAGAAACACTATTTCATTAAAAATTTCTAAAGGAGGATTATTCTATTGGTTGGAATTCCCACAAGAGATCGATACGGATCTACTTTTCCGGAAATGTTTGGAGAAGGGACTTGCTGCGGTTCCGGGATCTTCCTTCTTTGTTGGTAAACCGGAAACAAATCATCTACGTTGGAACTTCTCTAACGCTTCTGAAGAACAAACAAAGCTTGGAATTGAAAGATTATTTGAAGTTTATAAGGAAATGACCAAAGTATAA
- a CDS encoding MmcQ/YjbR family DNA-binding protein has translation MSDHISVPNTILSKLRLICLDLPEAYEEQAWIGTRWCIKKKNFAHTLMLQNGYPPAYAKASGLEGIVCLLTFRFSPKKMDVSRFKQYPFFKPVWWEDIIGLVIDDSVDWDEVEILLKESYCLLAPKKLAEMVLNR, from the coding sequence ATGTCGGATCATATTTCAGTCCCAAACACAATTCTCTCCAAACTCCGTTTAATCTGTTTGGACCTTCCGGAAGCTTATGAAGAACAAGCTTGGATCGGAACCCGTTGGTGTATCAAAAAGAAAAATTTTGCACATACATTGATGTTGCAGAACGGTTACCCACCTGCTTATGCAAAGGCGTCCGGCTTAGAAGGAATTGTTTGTTTATTAACTTTTCGTTTTTCTCCCAAAAAGATGGATGTTTCTCGTTTTAAACAATATCCATTTTTTAAACCAGTTTGGTGGGAAGATATCATCGGACTTGTAATCGATGATTCGGTTGATTGGGACGAAGTAGAGATTCTATTAAAGGAAAGTTATTGTCTTCTTGCGCCTAAGAAATTAGCAGAGATGGTTTTGAATCGCTAG
- a CDS encoding phasin-related domain-containing protein translates to MEKQILDVLNAGLGLVKSGQEGLDKAKAEFTKSFQELAAKGASDNSEASVRVREFVDKFLNEAKELSTAATKTYEDSRAKALEVYNQIAEEAKKLVPAEQIEAIKAKFSEVTETVKKTAAPTKKTA, encoded by the coding sequence ATGGAAAAACAAATTCTAGATGTACTGAACGCAGGTCTTGGTTTGGTTAAAAGCGGACAAGAAGGTCTGGATAAAGCGAAAGCAGAATTTACTAAGAGTTTTCAAGAACTCGCAGCTAAAGGCGCTTCCGACAATTCCGAAGCATCTGTTCGTGTTCGTGAGTTCGTAGACAAATTCTTAAACGAAGCAAAAGAATTATCTACTGCTGCTACTAAAACCTACGAAGATTCTCGCGCTAAGGCACTTGAAGTTTACAACCAGATTGCAGAAGAAGCTAAGAAATTAGTTCCTGCTGAACAAATCGAAGCTATCAAGGCAAAATTTAGCGAAGTTACGGAGACAGTTAAAAAGACTGCTGCTCCAACTAAAAAAACTGCTTAA
- a CDS encoding motility associated factor glycosyltransferase family protein produces the protein MKEFRSDLLEKNLASLRSFAPEASERIGSAQTNFEIVPTKTEDPSLKIGNVLLHSSMDPRKEAERQLADLKKGDEERAFLFFGAGLGYSIQYTLGFDKIICVWMEPFPEIIKAAFSLFDFSPMILSGKLRIFLPPYEESAFYEGFKGISGYPVSFIPHRGSLQWKKDEYQELRFLAETFFHKKDVNTATLTRFEKVWTGNFIRNLPELVDMQPINELFGLCKSKVDVVVCGAGPSLYLSLQELKDYRENFILIAVDTALLILQRSGIDPDLVFSVDPQPLNSKYLEGYSGNAKFIFDPTTSYHSLRMPYIGKNHFLTSSPFPWIKLLESASENGLGAVDFGGSVSTNAASLAEKMDARSILLLGQDLSFPGSQAHCKGAILEERLNFLESRTQRREHHNYKQMTALPPKWIESVEGKKLRTNEKLLIFKKWFEERSKDRPWANLGKDGAKLEGINNITFKEWFKQNPSNTEDVSEIKAKIRLLLSSKINGKKVSEELNNIRKELKEFGIQVSTGEVLSEKIYNLIQNGEKDKESIRKALHDISVIDDRISSKKGLTEFLGISLQRVILAITEGYDTELTLEEKKNERLAVAKKSLLLYSGLKKSTEMNLQLISKAVKRFSNVHNL, from the coding sequence ATGAAAGAATTCAGGTCGGATTTACTCGAAAAAAATTTGGCCTCACTTCGTAGCTTCGCGCCGGAAGCCTCCGAAAGAATTGGATCCGCTCAAACCAATTTCGAGATCGTTCCTACGAAAACAGAAGATCCTAGTTTAAAGATCGGTAATGTTCTATTACATAGCTCCATGGATCCTCGCAAGGAAGCGGAAAGGCAACTCGCAGATCTGAAAAAAGGGGACGAAGAAAGAGCATTTCTGTTTTTCGGAGCAGGTCTCGGCTATTCCATACAATATACATTAGGATTTGATAAAATAATCTGCGTATGGATGGAGCCGTTTCCGGAAATCATTAAAGCGGCATTTTCACTTTTCGATTTTTCTCCAATGATCCTTTCCGGGAAGTTGAGGATTTTTCTTCCACCATATGAAGAATCCGCGTTTTACGAGGGCTTTAAAGGAATTTCGGGATATCCTGTAAGTTTTATCCCTCATAGAGGAAGTCTACAATGGAAAAAGGATGAATACCAAGAACTTAGATTTTTGGCAGAAACATTCTTCCATAAGAAAGATGTAAACACTGCAACATTAACTAGATTTGAGAAGGTCTGGACGGGAAATTTTATTCGGAATCTCCCCGAACTTGTGGATATGCAGCCTATAAACGAATTATTCGGTCTATGCAAATCCAAAGTGGACGTGGTTGTCTGTGGTGCTGGACCTTCTCTCTATCTTTCCTTACAGGAATTAAAAGATTATAGAGAAAACTTTATATTGATCGCAGTAGACACTGCACTTCTCATTCTACAAAGATCAGGAATAGATCCAGATCTTGTATTTAGCGTGGATCCTCAACCTTTAAACTCGAAATATTTAGAAGGATATTCCGGAAATGCAAAGTTTATATTTGATCCAACCACCTCCTATCATTCATTAAGAATGCCTTATATAGGTAAAAATCATTTTCTTACTTCTTCACCTTTTCCTTGGATCAAACTTTTGGAGAGTGCTTCCGAAAACGGATTGGGGGCCGTAGATTTTGGAGGTTCCGTTTCTACAAATGCGGCTAGTCTTGCGGAGAAGATGGATGCGAGATCCATTTTACTTTTAGGACAAGACCTTTCCTTCCCAGGTTCCCAGGCTCACTGCAAGGGAGCGATCTTAGAAGAAAGGTTGAACTTTCTAGAATCCAGGACTCAAAGAAGAGAACATCATAATTATAAACAAATGACTGCTTTGCCGCCAAAATGGATCGAATCTGTTGAAGGAAAAAAGCTCAGGACAAACGAAAAACTTCTAATCTTTAAAAAATGGTTCGAAGAAAGATCCAAGGACCGCCCTTGGGCCAATCTTGGAAAAGACGGAGCCAAGTTAGAAGGTATCAATAATATTACATTTAAAGAATGGTTCAAACAAAATCCTTCGAATACAGAGGATGTTTCTGAGATCAAAGCGAAGATCCGGCTACTTCTATCTTCTAAGATCAATGGAAAAAAAGTCTCAGAAGAATTAAACAATATAAGAAAAGAGTTAAAAGAATTCGGAATACAAGTCTCCACAGGAGAAGTTCTTTCCGAAAAAATATACAACCTCATCCAAAACGGGGAGAAGGATAAAGAGTCTATTCGAAAAGCATTACATGATATTTCTGTAATAGATGATCGGATCAGTTCAAAAAAAGGACTCACTGAATTTTTAGGGATCAGTCTGCAGAGAGTGATCTTAGCGATTACGGAAGGATACGATACAGAGCTCACATTAGAAGAGAAGAAGAATGAGAGGCTTGCAGTCGCGAAAAAGAGCCTTCTTCTTTATTCCGGGCTAAAAAAAAGTACGGAAATGAATCTCCAACTTATAAGTAAAGCAGTGAAACGTTTCTCAAACGTGCATAACCTGTAA
- a CDS encoding penicillin-binding protein, which translates to MDYNPLNRKRFTILFVLLCIFFSGLLVRVGYLVFFNDREIAFKNGERIGRGAIYDRRGIELALSIDSSTIGIYPGNVYDPNFTAVQISPYLDIPPEKIESLIREKSRYFLLKREIDDTTASRIMEMALPGVRREREFKRVYPHGSLAASLVGFTGMDDDKALSGLEYYYNQELMTPTEADSARGANVHLTLDGLIQFKLEKSLGKRFEEAGAKRAVGLLMEIHTGRILAMASFPSFDPNRYSSFEEYSHTNWAIRHVYEPGSTMKIFLASILLNENLIHPNEKFDCPGYVDYGKTRIKCTHVHGKVNLEEILQYSCNAGIIKAAAKIPNDVLYEYMKRFRFGDRSGLLPNESVGYMPILNKWTPTTPMFMAIGQGISVTPIQLVASAASIVNGGRFITPRVVSHITDSYGEVLQEFQSEETPVGIKEYSTERLLKAMTRVVQAGTGKNAYIQEYSIAGKTGTGQKAVSGRGYQDGLWSASFLGFFPADKPKVVGLILFDEPRGDSHTGGGLAAPVFREVVENIIPIIEQGERTVNVNLPKLDRKPLTGRSERIPDLIGRSKREVVELLAPLGVPYKLHGSGFCYEQDPTPGSSYEGKRINVFFQ; encoded by the coding sequence ATGGATTATAACCCTCTCAATCGAAAAAGATTCACCATCCTATTCGTTCTATTATGCATATTCTTCTCCGGGCTTTTGGTCCGAGTTGGCTATCTAGTATTTTTCAATGATAGAGAGATTGCATTCAAGAATGGAGAAAGGATCGGACGAGGAGCTATCTATGATAGAAGAGGGATCGAGTTGGCATTGTCCATTGATTCTTCCACGATTGGGATCTATCCTGGAAATGTTTACGATCCGAATTTCACTGCCGTACAAATTTCTCCGTACCTGGATATTCCTCCTGAAAAAATAGAATCTTTGATCCGAGAAAAAAGCAGATACTTCCTTTTAAAGAGGGAGATAGATGATACAACTGCAAGTCGTATCATGGAAATGGCCCTTCCCGGAGTGAGAAGGGAAAGAGAATTTAAAAGAGTTTATCCTCATGGAAGTTTGGCCGCAAGTCTTGTTGGCTTTACCGGAATGGATGATGATAAGGCACTCTCAGGTTTAGAATATTATTATAATCAAGAATTGATGACACCTACCGAGGCAGATTCTGCAAGAGGCGCGAACGTCCATTTGACATTAGATGGCCTCATTCAATTCAAATTAGAAAAATCTCTAGGAAAAAGATTCGAAGAAGCAGGAGCCAAAAGAGCGGTTGGGCTCTTAATGGAGATCCATACCGGAAGAATATTGGCGATGGCGAGTTTTCCTTCTTTCGATCCAAATCGTTATTCATCCTTTGAAGAATATTCCCATACGAACTGGGCGATCCGACATGTATATGAGCCCGGATCCACGATGAAAATTTTCTTAGCAAGTATTCTTCTTAACGAAAACTTAATACATCCTAACGAAAAATTCGATTGTCCGGGCTATGTGGATTATGGAAAAACCAGGATCAAATGTACACATGTTCACGGAAAAGTGAATCTGGAGGAGATCCTACAATATTCTTGTAATGCGGGAATTATTAAAGCAGCTGCAAAGATCCCGAACGACGTACTTTACGAATATATGAAACGATTCCGTTTTGGGGATAGATCTGGACTTCTACCCAACGAATCTGTGGGATATATGCCTATCTTGAACAAATGGACGCCGACCACTCCGATGTTCATGGCGATAGGCCAAGGAATTTCCGTAACTCCAATACAGTTAGTTGCATCCGCTGCCTCCATTGTAAACGGAGGAAGATTTATCACACCTAGGGTAGTCTCTCATATCACTGATTCTTATGGAGAAGTCTTACAGGAGTTCCAGTCCGAAGAAACTCCTGTAGGTATCAAAGAATACTCCACCGAAAGATTATTGAAGGCGATGACTAGAGTTGTCCAAGCAGGGACAGGCAAGAACGCATACATACAAGAATATTCCATCGCTGGAAAAACAGGAACAGGACAAAAGGCAGTTTCCGGCCGAGGTTACCAGGACGGATTATGGTCCGCTTCTTTTTTGGGATTTTTCCCTGCTGATAAACCTAAAGTGGTCGGTTTGATCCTATTTGATGAACCAAGAGGTGATAGCCATACTGGTGGAGGACTCGCTGCCCCTGTATTTAGAGAAGTGGTGGAGAATATTATCCCTATCATAGAGCAGGGGGAGAGAACGGTTAACGTAAATCTTCCTAAGTTGGACCGAAAACCACTTACGGGAAGATCGGAACGTATACCTGATCTGATTGGAAGAAGTAAAAGAGAAGTGGTAGAATTATTAGCTCCTTTAGGAGTCCCTTATAAACTTCACGGAAGCGGTTTTTGTTACGAACAAGATCCTACTCCAGGTTCTTCTTACGAAGGAAAAAGGATAAACGTATTCTTCCAATGA
- the lepB gene encoding signal peptidase I — protein sequence MKFNSEIIRSIRQSAFHWIKLSFPILFAIFFILYFRIFVIQFYLISGTSMMPSYKESDWVLVKKWGFPAQVGPWVLYILEPDVDRFDVLVLDGIGAELSLKRVVGLPGDFFRFSEGRILINDSSLEEPFLNSGYKTQAPSASILPVIGVSGNIGIGDSGRIPPGYVLVLGDNREFSTDSRNYGLIPFKKLRGKVITSF from the coding sequence ATGAAATTTAATTCGGAAATAATTCGTTCGATCCGGCAGTCCGCATTTCACTGGATCAAACTTTCTTTTCCGATCTTATTTGCAATATTCTTCATATTATATTTCAGGATCTTCGTAATCCAATTCTATTTGATTAGCGGTACGAGTATGATGCCTAGCTATAAAGAGAGTGATTGGGTTTTGGTCAAAAAATGGGGCTTCCCTGCACAGGTCGGCCCTTGGGTTTTATATATTTTAGAACCGGATGTAGATAGATTCGATGTATTGGTCTTGGATGGGATCGGAGCAGAACTAAGTTTAAAGAGAGTAGTAGGACTTCCTGGAGATTTTTTCAGATTTTCAGAAGGTAGAATTTTGATAAACGATTCTTCCTTAGAGGAACCTTTCTTAAATTCAGGCTACAAAACCCAAGCACCGTCTGCATCTATTCTACCAGTGATCGGAGTCTCCGGAAATATCGGCATAGGAGATTCAGGCAGGATCCCGCCGGGTTACGTTTTAGTCTTGGGAGATAACCGAGAATTTTCCACTGATTCCAGAAATTACGGCCTAATTCCATTCAAAAAGTTGAGAGGAAAGGTAATCACCAGCTTTTAA
- a CDS encoding acyltransferase family protein encodes MKSYILSIFASKKGEIESLNGIRAIGILMVMTNHLWVFSRKAMGEMPFWLSWFVENQTTIVDVFFVLGGFLNYGGILQSYKRENSFPYRKFIINRSLRILPAYYVALAFSYYYFYKQAENLKYLQNPSPDLLWLITKGQKAMDYVWADGIFLSNFFPRVLDVGWYISLEQQIYFLMVVLGPFFLFSKTKKVRVIILSIIYIIPFLSRCYLYSKGSMNAEALFWTENRLDSMIAGMLLAEYVDYKPVGESLGKLKYSLIGFTAIVFILISYSFDWKHIIRLTIANNFYNIALALIIYLAIQKEGIFKTVLGLPIFRPLSRITFTVYLWNIPLMGIATGWALRGETLITLSVLPKLYLICFGFAILASWPIFLLIEQPFIWWKEKPKVLEINNETKTA; translated from the coding sequence ATGAAATCCTATATACTCTCTATCTTTGCTTCCAAAAAGGGAGAAATAGAATCTTTAAACGGAATTAGGGCGATCGGGATCCTGATGGTAATGACCAACCATCTTTGGGTTTTCTCACGGAAAGCAATGGGAGAAATGCCTTTCTGGTTATCTTGGTTTGTAGAGAACCAAACCACCATCGTGGATGTATTTTTTGTATTGGGAGGCTTCCTGAATTATGGAGGTATACTCCAATCTTATAAAAGAGAGAATAGTTTTCCTTATCGGAAGTTTATCATAAATCGTTCTTTGCGAATACTTCCCGCATATTACGTAGCATTAGCTTTTTCTTATTATTATTTTTATAAACAAGCGGAAAATCTGAAATATCTACAAAATCCCAGTCCGGATTTGCTTTGGCTGATAACTAAAGGGCAAAAGGCTATGGATTATGTTTGGGCAGATGGGATTTTCTTGTCCAACTTCTTTCCTAGGGTTTTAGATGTGGGCTGGTATATTTCCTTAGAACAACAGATCTATTTTTTGATGGTTGTCCTTGGGCCCTTCTTCTTATTTTCTAAAACTAAAAAAGTAAGAGTAATCATATTATCGATCATCTATATTATACCTTTCTTATCTAGATGTTATCTGTATTCCAAAGGTTCCATGAACGCTGAAGCACTTTTTTGGACGGAGAATAGGCTCGATTCAATGATCGCAGGAATGCTTTTGGCAGAATATGTGGATTATAAACCGGTAGGAGAAAGTTTAGGAAAGCTGAAATATTCTCTGATAGGGTTTACTGCAATCGTATTCATATTGATCTCTTATTCATTCGATTGGAAACATATCATTCGATTGACTATTGCGAATAATTTTTACAATATCGCTTTGGCTTTGATCATCTATCTTGCAATCCAAAAAGAAGGAATATTCAAAACTGTCTTAGGATTGCCGATCTTCCGTCCGTTGTCTAGGATCACATTCACAGTATATTTGTGGAATATACCTTTGATGGGAATTGCTACTGGATGGGCTCTTAGGGGAGAAACATTGATTACTTTAAGTGTATTACCAAAACTCTACCTGATATGTTTTGGATTTGCGATCTTGGCTTCTTGGCCAATTTTTTTACTGATAGAACAACCTTTTATTTGGTGGAAAGAAAAACCGAAAGTTTTAGAAATTAATAACGAGACCAAGACTGCATAG